The following are encoded in a window of Candidatus Moraniibacteriota bacterium genomic DNA:
- a CDS encoding TIGR00730 family Rossman fold protein, with protein MGVYFDKLLKTNSPSPNSQSQDPGAKARLNRIINEMERGLRFIETFDESRVVTFYGSARATSHDSWYHQAYSLSKKLAFDDNPIAVCTGGGPGIMEAGNKGAFDAGGYSIGLGIELPNLSEDPNQYTTHRMNFYYFFARKMVLVHIAQAHIFFPGGVGTMDEFFELVTLIATKKITNHPIIVLVGVDFWKGLLDWMKQVVYAKYHAVSEDLFDKFYITDNMEEAYKLLDTIPSRIEIADDV; from the coding sequence ATGGGGGTATATTTTGACAAACTTTTAAAAACCAATTCTCCTTCACCTAATAGTCAATCGCAAGATCCGGGTGCAAAAGCTCGATTAAATCGGATTATAAATGAGATGGAAAGGGGTCTTCGCTTCATTGAAACATTTGATGAATCAAGAGTGGTTACTTTTTATGGATCTGCTCGAGCAACTTCTCATGATTCTTGGTATCATCAGGCGTATAGTTTATCAAAGAAACTTGCTTTTGATGATAATCCAATCGCTGTCTGTACAGGTGGTGGTCCTGGAATAATGGAGGCTGGAAATAAAGGTGCATTTGATGCTGGAGGATATTCCATAGGCTTAGGCATAGAACTTCCAAATCTTTCGGAAGATCCTAATCAATATACAACACATCGAATGAACTTTTATTATTTTTTTGCAAGAAAAATGGTTCTTGTTCATATTGCACAAGCTCACATTTTCTTTCCTGGAGGAGTGGGAACTATGGATGAATTTTTTGAATTAGTGACGCTTATTGCTACAAAAAAAATCACGAATCATCCCATAATAGTTTTGGTCGGAGTAGATTTTTGGAAAGGTCTTTTGGACTGGATGAAACAAGTTGTTTATGCGAAATATCATGCTGTTTCGGAAGATTTATTTGACAAATTTTACATTACGGACAATATGGAGGAAGCATACAAACTTCTCGATACTATCCCATCCCGAATAGAAATAGCTGATGATGTATAA